The genomic region GATCCCCGGCTAAGCCCGGCAGCAGCTCGGTGAAGTGGACCCCAGAGGAGAAGGCTCTGTTTGAGCAGGGACTggtgagagatcacatgacttacccctttaaaggaaacctaccatgtgatttgatgcattatgaaccaaacgtactatgagaatgctgtagctacactgatgcagaaacgtatcttgtttaatccctgaactgagtagttttgctgaaaaaactattataaaattatgataatgaggctctttcGCTCCTGTGGCAgccccggcgcttctcctcttacccttattATACACTGCTCCGCCGAGAATACGCCCTCACTGTGTTGTCcccgacaggcagaagtaatcagtcgctgcaccatcctccagctgctgtgtacgagtcatcagctcaggttgattagtcctgtctggacagttcaggcagctctctTTAAtgtatgcacccagctttcccaaggtcctgaattttataattgtcttttgagcaaaaccactcagtttagggattaaacaagatgtgtttctgcatcagtgtcgctacagcattctcaaggtatgtttggttcacaatgcataaaaacaaatggtagatttccttttaaaggccACCTGgtgttaccccactaaactactaaccATTCTGGtcaggtataaaatgtcctttctctgTGAAATCTCACTCGTTTACCTATAAATAAATCTTTCAGTGTCATATTCTCCATAATCTCCTCTCTGCGATtcctatctttaaaatgacaccagcagcatgtttctaggtgctatagaacacaaGATAGTTGCTTCTGAAgtggcagcctctaaacttgactcatctcatgtgaaaatgaattgATAAGAGTCTTGTTTacctgggggagattttttttaatatgtaaacgagtgagatttcacataaaagagggaattctagagaggacatttcatacccgaccCGAGGAGGATGGGAGTTTAGTGGGAGTAAAacttggtgacgggttccctttaaggttgtcATATTGTCAGCTCATTGCTCATCTGATTCTGATGTGTCCTGACCTGCTCTTTGTGCCCGGGCCGACCCCTAGTTACCTGTAGGTTGTGCTGTGGTACATCTGTCACATATAATATAGATTCCCCCGTTGCCCTTTAAgaattttagttttgtcttcagaCGTTTTATGTTTTGTCGCTTCACATTTTCACTTGTCTTTTTAGGCCAAGTTTGGCAGACGCTGGACGAGTATTGCGCGATTGGTCGGGAGCCGCACCGTGCTGCAGGTCAAGAGCTACGCCCGGCAGTACTACAAGAATAAGGTCAGTCCTGGTCCCGCACTCTTAAAGGGGCGGGTCATAGTTCTGGCGCTTTAGTACTATGACTCCCAGTGTTGTactctctcaatgatatgttgtgtctgtctgtgcagtgtaaggtggaggatggagaggaaaaTTCCAAGATGGGGTCCGGGGTTCTTCATCTGCTCCGTCTGGAGGATCCCGAGTCTCCAAGAGGGGATGAGCTGTCTGCGCTCCGAGGCCGATCCGATCCCAACCTCAACGCTGTGAAGATCGAGAAACTATCAGATGACGAAGAGATCGACATAACcgatgaggtggaggaggggctTACACGTGACATGCCCCGCCCAGTCGTGACTCTTCCAGAAGAGGCGGGGCATATAGCCACTGAGCAGAGGGAGGAGCCAAAATCTGAAAGCCCCTGGCGACCTTTAGATGACGCTTCTGATCCCCACACATCAGGGTCTGCGACCCAGGGTGACCTTCCAACCCTGAGTCCCCAGGAAGAGGAGGTGGAGGCGGCCGCGAGTCCTGAGGCTCCACATTCACACACCCCAGACAGGAACGACTGTCCGACCGCAGAACCTTCCCCCTGTGAACAGGAACTGCAGGAGGAAGAAGACGAGCTGAAGCCCCCCGAGCAGGAGGTGGAGATAGAGCGGGAGTCCATCtccgaggaggagaagcaggcCATCTCCGAATTTTTCGAGGGGCGTCAGGCGAAAACTCCAGAGCGCTATCTCCGAATCCGAAATTACATCTTGGATCAATGGTAAGACGCCAAGTAATAGGCGAAAAGGGTAAAATTTACTTAAAGGCAGAATTTACTTCAAAAGCGTGTCTGTCTCTGTGGGTCAGCTcagtatctctgcttgctgtgagggAATGTTGATATGCAACAGCAGAGGTTCTGTAACCATTGTATCCAGCCTAAAATCCCAGATGATACAttatacctgcactgatacattgttacaAAGTAGCAGAACAGGAGAGATGTGCACTGCTGATGTGTCTGACTGGATACAGTtgtaacaaatcctcagctgCAAAGAACGGGGTCAGAGCAGAGACCTTTCAGCAGGTATTGTctctgatgtgtaatcagacctttgtgtattttgttagtagcagcaggactgtgatctatgGATTTATAATCTGGGATTGGCGCTCCTGCGATTGCACTCAGTgctagtcctcacactgctgttctctgtgatctctgcattgAGGAGaggcaagagcacagcagtgtgaggaccccgcACTATGATCGCTGCTGCTGTTACATCTGTACATATTGATGCGGATGTTGATCTCTGATCCGATTCCTTTCTCGTACGCAGGAAGATCTGTAAGCCGAATTATCTGAACAAAACCTCGGTTCGCCCGGGGCTGAAGAACTGCGGTGACGTCAACTGCATCGGGCGCATCCACACCTACCTGGAGCTGATAGGAGCCATTAACTTTGGGTGTGGTAAGTCACCCCCTGCCACCATGGTATGTCCTGCCAGTCCTCAGCAGATTGTTACTGACCCCTCACCGCTCCCTGTGTAACCTTCTAGAACAATCCGTCTACAACCGGCCGCGACCAGCGGACAGGACCAAGAGCAAAATGGGAAAGGACGCCCTGGAGGCCTACGAGCTGGCCCACCGCCTGCAGACTATGGTACCACCACCAGTCATATGTTATTTGGCAAAGAagcaaaaattgaaaaaacataTACGTGCGGCTCACCCTTAAGTAGGTCTTCCAATGAGAATCCAGGCACAATGGGGTATGTTCAGTGTATGAATCCACCACGCTTGGAGTGCAACAGCGATGTCTGCTGGGATCGCAGTCGTAGTATGGATATAAAAGGAAATTGGATCGCGGCACTTCCATAAAACGATATCTTTATTCcaacaaaattaaaaacatcATGTGGAAGGTAGAAAAACGCCGACGTCGGCGTTTTTCTACCTTCCACATgatgtttttaattttgttgGAATAAAGATATCGTTTTATGGAAGTGCCGCGATCCAATTTCCTTTTATATCCAGTCATATGTTATGTAGTCAATGTTACTGTAGGGCGGAGCGGTGGCGGCCACGGAGGGCGGAGCGGTGGCGGCCACGGAGGGCGGAGCGGTGGCGGCCACGGAGGGCGGAGCGGTGGCGGCCACGGAGGGCGGAGGGCAGTCATGGCTTCTTGTGTGTTGGGGTAGGTGGGAAGCCAGCAAAACTTgatatgcagctttggatgtgactggagtagaatGCACAATATAACTAGAGATCAATAGACATTGGTGACCCTAATCCCTTCCAGACTTGCGTCGTCGCCTGCGGAGATGTAATTTATGGAGCAGAGGCGATGGCTGACCCTCTTTCTGCAGCCGCAATGCTGGCACCTTTATAATTACAACCTGGATGTAGCCTGCGGGTAGTCAGCAGATTCCCCCGGGGGTGCAGTTATCCGAGGACCGGATTATTGCTTTTTACTCTTTGTATAGTCCCGTGCGCGGCGCCGGCGCCCCCTGCTGAGATTTATGTGCGGAGCACTGCTCCTGCCTCTGAATTCAGCTCCGCAGAGAGTGAATAATGGAGAAACTGAAGGCGGTTTCATGCAATTTCACACAAAATCAATGGAGATTAGAGAAAGTTTCTCGCTTTTCCTTATTTATATCTGCGGCCGCCGGGTCTAAGTGTCTTTTACGTGGACCTTGAGGATTTCCGGGCAGAGCGGCCGCCGCAGACAGGAATTACTGCCCTGCAAAGCTCAGGGAGCGCCAGACAcaacccccatatacacagacgcTTATATATCATCGTCTCCGCAGGATTAACCCTCCAAGGGTACTGCCAATTTCTGCTTTAAAAAGACAGACGTTTAGTACATTGTAACCTCCGTTTCCATGTATAAGCAGTTATTTAGTATAAattgtgtatattattattagtagcagcagaactgtgcaatatggttttatattccaggattgtaactttttcaggtgcactgtgggtgtgtcctcacactgctgtgctctgtgctttctgcagcaggtgttatgtattgtccctggagagatgtgtaatcacaccttttgtgtatgatgttagtagcagcaggactgtgatatatggatttatactccaggattgtagcttctctgagtGCAATGGggcgtgtgtcctcacactgctgtgctctgtgctctctgcattgagcagcTCCAGAGACCCTCTTCCAGTTCTGAGTAAAATATGTAGCAGGCTACTGAATGAGAAAGCAGTTTAatgcgcacagagcacagcagtgtgagaacactccTCCATATACTTGTAGAAGTTACAATGCAGGAACATAAACATTGTAGCACTGGGGGATGTCTGTATATCTTTACTTCTCTTAGTTCTCCAGTCTTAAGACGTCTTATTAATCAGTAATATTCTTTATACCTGTACTAGCGCACCAGAAGAAGACGTGTCAGAGACCCCTGGGGGAACTGGTGTGATGCCAGAGATCTGGAGGGACAGACCTTTGAGGTAGGTGGATCCCTATAGAATTTGTCGATCCGTAAGTCATGTTGAATCCAGATTGATGGGGCTCAGGTCTTTGTTTCTCTCCAGATCTACTGCAGAGGTATAGAATTATGtgataatgttctgttctgcctgcggtcaccactagggggagctccagaGTCTactgtatacaatacatacagaaaACTGTAAAACAACCCAGTATATGATGTGCTTACTATATGCCGAGGGTCTCGCTATGATGTGCTAACACTACGGGGTTAATGTACAATGTAACAAGCCAGCTTTCTCTTTGTCAGCATCTCTCGGCAGAAGAGCTCGCAATCAGACGTGAGAAGATGAAGCAGTCAAGGTGCGCCAAAGGATCAAGATCCTCCAAGAGGTATAAATCAGTCAGATTCTATTACAGACGCTGCTAGGGCAGACCCTGATCTGATCACAGCTGCAGCgcttgttacagtgtgtcagagcTCTCATCTTTTCGGCTGGATGTGATCAGGATTGGTTCTCAGTCCCTGTATATCCATGGGGGGCACTAGATTAGAGGGTCTGTATCCTGACACCATCTACTGCTGCCGCCTTTATAAAGTTTTCTGTAAAAGACCCACAGTTAACCCTTGTTACTCTGCAGCTCCTTCGACCCCTTCCAGCTGATCCCCTGCTCGGATTTTACGGAAGAAAAGCCGGTATGAAAATTACATAAGTGTGATGTCCTATCCAATTCATGCACAGTGTGTGATGTACGGTCCCAGACCTACCTGTGCAGTGCGTGTGTGTGTTGTCAGGTCCCGGACCTACCTGTGCACCGTGTGATGTCATCTCCCGGACctacctgtgcagtgtgtgtgtgtgtgtgtgtgtgatgtcacGTCCTGCTCTTGACTTCCTTTCTCTCCTGTTGTAGGCGCCGTTTGGGGTCAGAGTATCGGCGGAGGTCATGCTAATCTTAGATTTGGTAAGTGATGCATGAAGGTTGTGAGAAGAGTCCCGGAGGAGTCACGTGGGCGGAGTGATGAGTATATCCGGATGTAACTGTTTTGCAGCACTCGCATGTGTCCATGGCGGAGGTCATCGGCTTGTTAGGGGGGCGGTATAGTGAAGCTGAGCGCGTTTTAGAGGTAAGTACActaggtatgtatgtatgtattatggCATTTTCTTTACTATGAACGTACAATTAGTACAAGTTTGTTCTGAACTTCTAAACTAAATGGTAGCTATAACATGTCCTATGATCTGCGGCGCCCCCTATGGGCAGGGACCGGTGTAACCTCCTGTACGTGGCTCCCTGTATCCTCAGATCTGTGCGGCGGAGCCGTGTAACAGCCTCAGCACCGGCCTCCAGTGTGAGATGGATCCTGTCTCCCAGACCCAGGCATCGGAGGCCCTGCACCTGCGCGGACACAGCGTCATCGGGTGGTACCACTCCCACCCAGCGTTTGACCCAAACCCTTCCATCCGGGATATCGATACTCAGGCCAAGTACCAGGTGGGGAGCGGAAGTGTGTAATACagtgtcctccatgctttacactgcacaaCTGGGAATTCACATATCATATGGATGATAAGAGCTTGTATATGGACATTGGATTCACTCCCATAGAATCTGAGTAACcagcagagcttacaatctaatcccCCATTACTGTGTCTTGCACTTTCTAACCTTTCCCTATTTTTATCATCTATCCAGAATTATTTTTCTCGGGGCGGAGCCAAGTTTTTGGGGATGATCATCAGTCCGTACAATCGCAGTAACCCCCTGCCCCAGTCCCAACTCTCCTGCCTGGTGATCAGTGACGACCTCAGCGAGGATGGATCATACAGTAAGTGGGCGGGGGGTGACCAGCGCCTAAAGGGGGGTGAGATGAGGTTTAAAGGGGTATCCTCACCACAGCAGGTTATTCCTTACAGACATGGATGGTGCAGTATTGGGCATGTGTGAGCCGCTGCTCCATGTGCACAAGCCCCGCCCCCTTTCCCTTACTACATTTTTAGGATACatatgttattatacatatattatacatataacatTATAACTTTACCATaacaggaatatccctttaattgtatAATCAAAAAACATTAATCAACTTTACAGTTTCCAATGAAATTACAGTTATGCCCCTCATGTTTAAAGTGGtctttgtctggggggggggggaggtctttTGGAGAGGATTCACTGTACCTGCTTGCTGCCAGTGAATGAAAGCATTGCCATGTTCAGTATGAGGCTTGAACTAATAATACTCACAGCTGAGGATTTGCTACATTTGTATCTGGCTAGGAAAGATGGACTCCAGaagttatattccaggattgtagcttctccaaatgcactgggggcatgtcctcacactgctgtgctctgtgcagccggtgttatgtattgtccctggagagatttgttattatatatgtttgtgtgttgttaatagcagcaggactgtgatatattgatttatattctgggattgtggtttctccaagtgcactgggggcgtgtcctcacaacGCTGTGCTCTGTTCATAGAGAGACGTGtagtcctggagagatgtataatcacaccattgtgtatgttattagtagcagcaggactgtgatatatggatttatattccgggattgtagtttctgcaagtgcactgggggagtgtcctcaccctGCCGTGCATTGAACTACTGCACCTTCCCTTGTTTGGAATAAAAGCTATAGTGGACTTCTGGCTGAGAGGGGGAGGGGCTATGGAGCATCTCTTTGCAGGGAGCTaaaggcacagcagtgttaggacacagcGCTAGGAGAAGCTCTCTGCGGCTAATacttaacactgtctgcagttgaTTATATGGGTGAATATTCTTATctgtgaggatgggggggggcagcatctccCCTCGTTTTCTGTACACAGCACCCGCCTGTGCTTTGTATGAGGCTCCTCGGCTGTGCCGGGCTGGAGCGGTGATGACAGCCTTGCAGGAGTGAAGTCGCAGCCGCACCTACATGACATCAGAGTGTTTGCTCCTCGCTCCGCAGGACAGGACTGCGCCGGCTGTGACCGGGACGCCCCCTACACCTGGTGACATGCACCTGGCGCTATGTAACACACTACGAGGCGGATTTATGAGCGGATCAGAGCTGGACTTTAGAAGATGGTTCTGGAGATCTCCCTGCATTGTACAGAGTGTTTGCATTCATTGACAGCAATCGGTGATCTTGAAAATGTCACGTAATTGAATTATAAAGTCAATTATATAGTTGTAAAACTTGTTCCAGAAGTCACGTTGCCTGACACAGGAGCTGGcctcgttacagtgtgtcagcgcCTCTCTCATTGACGCACATTTCTCTATTTCTTAAAGGGATACCGTACAGGTTTGATGTGGAGCACTGGCCTGGGGAACCGCACTGGGAGATTGTGTTTGAGAAGACGAGATGGATCATTGAGAAGTATCGGCATTCccgcaggtaggtg from Engystomops pustulosus chromosome 10, aEngPut4.maternal, whole genome shotgun sequence harbors:
- the MYSM1 gene encoding deubiquitinase MYSM1 isoform X1 is translated as MAEEADVDIEGDVTESCRGTYESLSSPFTPDQYLDPVWKREDELTPWTLDSTISDENRAAIEKMLLEEEYYLTNKPSAAKFWSEAKDDEKPGIKRSPQKKVARAPVRSPAKPGSSSVKWTPEEKALFEQGLAKFGRRWTSIARLVGSRTVLQVKSYARQYYKNKCKVEDGEENSKMGSGVLHLLRLEDPESPRGDELSALRGRSDPNLNAVKIEKLSDDEEIDITDEVEEGLTRDMPRPVVTLPEEAGHIATEQREEPKSESPWRPLDDASDPHTSGSATQGDLPTLSPQEEEVEAAASPEAPHSHTPDRNDCPTAEPSPCEQELQEEEDELKPPEQEVEIERESISEEEKQAISEFFEGRQAKTPERYLRIRNYILDQWKICKPNYLNKTSVRPGLKNCGDVNCIGRIHTYLELIGAINFGCEQSVYNRPRPADRTKSKMGKDALEAYELAHRLQTMRTRRRRVRDPWGNWCDARDLEGQTFEHLSAEELAIRREKMKQSRCAKGSRSSKSSFDPFQLIPCSDFTEEKPAPFGVRVSAEVMLILDLHSHVSMAEVIGLLGGRYSEAERVLEICAAEPCNSLSTGLQCEMDPVSQTQASEALHLRGHSVIGWYHSHPAFDPNPSIRDIDTQAKYQNYFSRGGAKFLGMIISPYNRSNPLPQSQLSCLVISDDLSEDGSYRIPYRFDVEHWPGEPHWEIVFEKTRWIIEKYRHSRSSVPMSRRYRQDCDLTALQKLLMCLRRTLVSSSCAAFADEFLGRIEDYFRNSYMDLKDEGEVLPAEDTGGE
- the MYSM1 gene encoding deubiquitinase MYSM1 isoform X2 — protein: MLLEEEYYLTNKPSAAKFWSEAKDDEKPGIKRSPQKKVARAPVRSPAKPGSSSVKWTPEEKALFEQGLAKFGRRWTSIARLVGSRTVLQVKSYARQYYKNKCKVEDGEENSKMGSGVLHLLRLEDPESPRGDELSALRGRSDPNLNAVKIEKLSDDEEIDITDEVEEGLTRDMPRPVVTLPEEAGHIATEQREEPKSESPWRPLDDASDPHTSGSATQGDLPTLSPQEEEVEAAASPEAPHSHTPDRNDCPTAEPSPCEQELQEEEDELKPPEQEVEIERESISEEEKQAISEFFEGRQAKTPERYLRIRNYILDQWKICKPNYLNKTSVRPGLKNCGDVNCIGRIHTYLELIGAINFGCEQSVYNRPRPADRTKSKMGKDALEAYELAHRLQTMRTRRRRVRDPWGNWCDARDLEGQTFEHLSAEELAIRREKMKQSRCAKGSRSSKSSFDPFQLIPCSDFTEEKPAPFGVRVSAEVMLILDLHSHVSMAEVIGLLGGRYSEAERVLEICAAEPCNSLSTGLQCEMDPVSQTQASEALHLRGHSVIGWYHSHPAFDPNPSIRDIDTQAKYQNYFSRGGAKFLGMIISPYNRSNPLPQSQLSCLVISDDLSEDGSYRIPYRFDVEHWPGEPHWEIVFEKTRWIIEKYRHSRSSVPMSRRYRQDCDLTALQKLLMCLRRTLVSSSCAAFADEFLGRIEDYFRNSYMDLKDEGEVLPAEDTGGE